A portion of the Sulfuricurvum kujiense DSM 16994 genome contains these proteins:
- the kdsB gene encoding 3-deoxy-manno-octulosonate cytidylyltransferase codes for MIIIPARLASTRFPEKVLADIGGLPMVIRTAKRVEGIDRVVVACDDEKILDICAQYGVEARLTSTTHKSGTDRINECAQIIDVPDDELIINVQADEPFIETEVLELLIERLNELKKQNAPFIMASCYNAINTESAQDPNLVKVITDADHNAIYFSRSPIPFNRSGEANYFGHIGIYGFTKKSLHDFCALGEAPLEDIEKLEQLRALYHGKKISMIKVASAGFGIDTVEDLERAKKIFGV; via the coding sequence ATGATTATTATCCCTGCCCGTCTCGCCTCCACCCGTTTTCCCGAAAAAGTGCTCGCCGATATCGGCGGATTGCCGATGGTGATCCGCACCGCCAAACGGGTAGAGGGGATCGACCGTGTCGTGGTCGCCTGCGACGATGAAAAAATCCTCGATATCTGCGCTCAGTACGGCGTCGAAGCGCGTCTCACCTCTACGACGCACAAAAGCGGAACCGACCGCATCAACGAGTGCGCCCAGATTATCGACGTACCAGATGACGAACTCATCATCAACGTCCAAGCCGACGAGCCGTTTATCGAAACCGAAGTGCTGGAACTGCTGATAGAGCGTCTGAACGAACTGAAAAAGCAAAATGCTCCGTTCATTATGGCGAGCTGCTACAACGCGATCAATACCGAATCGGCACAGGACCCGAACCTCGTCAAAGTGATCACCGACGCGGATCATAACGCGATCTATTTCTCCCGTTCACCCATCCCGTTCAACCGCAGCGGGGAAGCGAACTATTTCGGACATATCGGGATTTACGGATTTACGAAAAAATCGCTCCATGATTTCTGTGCGCTGGGCGAAGCACCCCTCGAAGATATCGAAAAGCTCGAACAGTTACGCGCCCTCTATCACGGCAAAAAAATCTCGATGATCAAAGTGGCGAGTGCCGGATTCGGGATCGATACGGTGGAAGATTTGGAGCGGGCAAAGAAGATTTTCGGCGTTTGA
- a CDS encoding M14 family metallopeptidase codes for MKRLEILNFKSPNRAPLKVEGFLFGEESKGPSIAIVGAMSGDHINQLYVASRLVDYLRQKEEEGKIIGKILVIPAVNTYALNMGETFWPLDKTDINMMFPGYAQGETTQRIAAKLFQSLQGFDYGIILEGRRDQGMCLPYVKIIKSGYEDIESARDLGMRFIHYRPYSPIETVMLQYNWQLWETKALSIVFGKNGAINNTTSSEVHEALVRLMTKRGMLDLPMFEGYSSNIIQPEYITVLKASRAGIFDSVVSCGATVEKGDILGRITDALSGEKLEKIVAPIGGVLTCQYASPLIFQNSIAFRIASVEK; via the coding sequence ATGAAGCGGCTCGAAATACTTAATTTTAAATCTCCCAACCGCGCTCCGCTCAAAGTCGAGGGGTTTTTATTCGGTGAAGAATCAAAGGGCCCTTCTATCGCGATCGTAGGAGCGATGAGCGGAGATCATATTAATCAGCTTTATGTTGCTTCCCGTCTGGTCGATTATCTTCGTCAAAAAGAGGAAGAGGGGAAAATCATCGGCAAAATTCTGGTAATACCGGCGGTCAATACCTATGCTTTGAATATGGGGGAGACGTTTTGGCCGCTCGATAAAACCGACATCAATATGATGTTCCCCGGCTATGCACAGGGTGAGACGACACAGCGGATTGCCGCAAAGCTGTTTCAATCCCTTCAGGGATTCGATTACGGCATTATCTTGGAGGGGCGTCGGGATCAGGGGATGTGTCTGCCTTACGTCAAAATCATCAAAAGCGGCTATGAGGATATCGAATCGGCACGGGATTTGGGGATGCGTTTTATCCATTATCGCCCTTACAGCCCGATCGAGACGGTAATGCTCCAGTATAACTGGCAGCTGTGGGAGACAAAAGCCCTCTCCATCGTATTCGGTAAAAACGGTGCGATTAATAATACCACCAGCAGTGAAGTCCACGAAGCGCTGGTGCGTTTAATGACGAAGCGCGGGATGCTGGATCTTCCGATGTTTGAGGGATATTCGAGCAATATCATACAGCCCGAATATATTACGGTGCTAAAAGCTTCCCGTGCGGGTATTTTCGATTCGGTGGTTTCCTGCGGTGCGACAGTGGAGAAAGGGGATATATTAGGTCGTATTACCGATGCACTCAGCGGGGAAAAGCTGGAAAAAATCGTAGCACCGATTGGCGGGGTGTTAACATGCCAGTATGCCAGCCCCCTTATTTTTCAAAATTCAATCGCTTTTCGGATCGCTTCGGTCGAAAAATAA